In a genomic window of Eriocheir sinensis breed Jianghai 21 chromosome 38, ASM2467909v1, whole genome shotgun sequence:
- the LOC127008706 gene encoding integrator complex subunit 13-like, protein MTFPTSHKTVFVLDHTLTASSGVRLEVDSFSKGRGGSNGSGGGGAALPQPLNLIPLRPVTKTLWTCAVEAITEYCRIVWDIFPGSRLIRFVAVDKMAHKLSSWSSEDQNLTSLMTAFMMLGPAKAIDPGKLDLFKGLRTAIEILTEPSAVQHEKRTSLTESATKVLNKGRIILVSKFDTEEEIKALKDKFHDTLLHLNKGAAATDNLMAINHCDLVLLNLWPDGPGCPVSRRTWPDVSTIMSCEFTNLQGGMSLAPKLCNLVLKHYDLASTTVTGIPMKEEQNASSSANYDVELFHPAAAHAAILKGIPTETAHLKTYREGADYETVTLKWCTPRSNANIELQHCSSAYRITSVDVNSRPSSCLTNFLLNGRWVMLEMPRKSGSKVISHMLACHGGDIYIHTMYTSRSILEDPPSISEGCGGRVTDYRIPDFGEFIKANKLAPYPASALGSDEASSSSPLAKSREQLSRHTKYWPITLSTTSLFTLGPQVEPLTTLMVKDTLTDDEVVECKQVILCLMSMEARGDPLPSPMAGQRGKGMKREDQYRAVWAELEQYLQVHLHSPAHEKVLKCFMDCHNKASTPEYKSDEKVDIAQALKELDDIMTDREKVDFNMGGMKHMSPDLPLPDSKRRRTAPPPLTPMGRSSGVSLLTLWENKVSSEQSRRCLEFQGRLRAEGNVTKLYINFQKDKDKDDSGSRKKN, encoded by the exons ATGACCTTCCCCACGAGCCACAAGACGGTGTTCGTGCTGGACCACACCCTGACGGCCTCCTCGGGGGTGCGCCTGGAGGTGGACAGCTTCAGCAAGGGGCGCGGCGGCAGCAACGGGTCCGGGGGTGGCGGCGCGGCTCTCCCCCAGCCTCTCAACCTCATCCCGCTGCGCCCCGTCACCAAGACCCTCTGGACCTGTGCCGTGGAGGCCATCACCGAGTACTGCAG gaTTGTGTGGGACATATTTCCAGGCTCCAGACTAATACGTTTTGTTGCTGTTGACAAAATGGCCCACAAACTGTCATCCTGGAGTTCAGAGGACCAAAACCTAACAAGCCTCATGACTGCCTTCATGATGCTTGGACCAGCTAAAGCCATTGATCCAGGTAAGCTGGACCTCTTTAAGGGCCTCAGAACTGCCATTGAAATTTTGACGGAGCCTTCTGCTGTCCAGCATGAGAAGCGAACCTCTCTTACAGAGAGTGCTACGAAAGTTCTCAACAAGGGAAGAATTATTTTGGTGTCCAAATTTGAcacagaagaggaaataaaagcacTAAAAGACAAGTTTCATGATACACTTTTACACTTGAACAAGGGGGCTGCAGCAACAGACAACTTGATGGCCATTAACCACTGTGATCTGGTGCTCCTCAACCTGTGGCCTGATGGTCCTGGGTGCCCTGTTTCCCGTCGGACATGGCCCGACGTGTCGACTATCATGTCCTGTGAGTTCACCAACCTCCAGGGTGGCATGAGTTTGGCACCAAAGCTCTGCAACCTGGTGTTGAAGCATTATGACCTCGCCTCCACCACAGTAACTGGCATACCCatgaaggaggagcagaatgCCAGTTCCTCGGCCAACTATGACGTTGAGTTGTTCCATCCAGCCGCTGCCCACGCTGCCATCCTCAAAGGCATACCAACAGAAACTGCTCACCTGAAGACTTACCGTGAGGGTGCAGATTATGAAACAGTGACCCTGAAGTGGTGCACACCACGCAGCAATGCCAACATTGAGCTGCAGCACTGTTCCTCCGCCTACAGGATTACCTCTGTCGATGTTAACAGTCGACCCTCATCCTGCTTGACAAACTTTCTGCTGAATGGCCGTTGGGTCATGCTGGAAATGCCTCGCAAGTCAGGAAGCAAAGTCATATCCCATATGCTGGCCTGCCATGGAGGGGACATATATATCCATACCATGTACACATCTCGCAGCATCCTGGAAGACCCTCCCTCCATTAGTGAAGGCTGTGGAGGCCGTGTTACTGATTACAGGATCCCAGACTTTGGAGAATTCATCAAGGCAAACAAACTGGCCCCTTATCCAGCATCAGCCCTGGGTAGTGAcgaagcatcatcatcatcacccctggCAAAGAGTCGTGAACAATTGAGCAGACACACCAAGTACTGGCCCATCACACTCTCAACCACATCACTCTTCACCTTGGGTCCGCAGGTTGAGCCACTCACCACATTGATGGTCAAggacactctgacagatgatgaAGTTGTTGAATGTAAGCAAGTGATTCTCTGTCTGATGAGTATGGAGGCTCGTGGAGACCCTCTGCCGTCCCCCATGGCTGGGCAGCGGGGCAAGGGCATGAAGCGGGAGGACCAGTACAGGGCAGTGTGGGCAGAGCTGGAGCAGTATTTACAGGTACACTTGCACTCCCCAGCCCATGAGAAGGTATTAAAGTGTTTCATGGACTGCCACAACAAAGCATCAACACCAGAATACAAAAGCGATGAGAAGGTCGACATAGCCCAAGCTTTGAAGGAGTTGGACGACATCATGACTGATCGAGAGAAGGTAGATTTCAACATGGGAGGAATGAAGCACATGTCTCCTGACCTTCCCCTCCCTGACAGCAAGCGGCGGCGCACTGCTCCTCCGCCTCTGACCCCCATGGGACGCAGCAGTGGGGTCAGCCTCCTTACATTGTGGGAGAATAAGGTCTCCTCGGAACAGTCTCGCCGTTGTCTCGAGTTTCAAGGACGGTTACGAGCAGAGGGAAATGTCACCAAACTCTATATCAACTTTCAGAAAGACAAGGACAAAGATGACAGTGGATCAAGGAAAAAGAATTGA